The Musa acuminata AAA Group cultivar baxijiao chromosome BXJ1-3, Cavendish_Baxijiao_AAA, whole genome shotgun sequence genome window below encodes:
- the LOC135638109 gene encoding putative disease resistance protein RGA1 codes for MAVVLDAFISGLVGTLKDMAKEKVDLLLGVPGEIQKLQRSLRNIHSVLRDAEKRRIEDEDVNDWLMELKDVMYDADDLLDECRMEAEKWTPRESDPKPSTLCGFPICACFREIKFRHAVGVKIKDLNGRLEEISARRSKLQLHVSAAEPRVVPRVSRITSPVMESDMVGERLEEDSKALVEQLTKQDPSKNVVVLAIVGIGGIGKTTFAQKVFNDGKIKASFRTTIWVCVSQEFNETDLLRNIVKGAGGSHGGEQSRSLLEPLVEGLLRGNKFLLVLDDVWDARIWDDLLRNPLQGGAAGSRVLVTTRNAGIVRQMKAAHVHEMKLLPPEDGWSLLCKKATMNAEEERDARDLKDTGMKIVEKCGGLPLAIKTIGGVLCTKELNRNAWEEVLRSATWSQTGLPEGVHGALYLSYQDLPSHLKQCFLYCALFKEDYMFRKSDIVRLWIAEGFVEAREDVSLEETGEQYYIELLRRSLLQSLQPFSLDYDEYSKMHDLLRSLGHFLSRDESLFISDEWRSGAAPMKLRRLSIVVTETTDIQHIVSLTKQHESVRTLLVERTSSHVKDTDHYLKNFVRLRVLHLMVTNIEILPHYIRNLIHLRYLNVDCSHITELPESICNLTNLQFLILKGCFNLRYIPQGIDRLVNIRTLDCEFIRLESFPRGIGRLKHLNELQGFVVNTATGSCPLEELDSLQELRYLSIYKLERAWLEAEPRRDTSVFKGKQKLKHLHLHCSYTPTSDGHTEEEIERIEKLLDVALHPPSSVVTLRLQNFFGIRYPSWMASASISSLLPNIRRLELTDCDHWPLLPPLGKLPSLEFLHIRGALAVATIGPEFFGCEAAATGHERERNSKRPSSSTSPPSLFPKLRQLELCNMTNMEVWVWIAEGFAMRRLDKLVLVNCPKLKSLPEGLIRQATCLTTLDLTDVCALKSIGGFPSVKELSISGGSDLEIVADLPALEVLNLGPFGRRNNHLPEWLAACPACFTTLQRLDVYGTTQLLRRCLQNGADWPMIKHLPIFSVKDGGGNYINYIKHSCTFETNLVDDDDAFAAAEEEEEEKRHQ; via the coding sequence ATGGCCGTTGTTCTTGATGCCTTCATCTCCGGGCTGGTCGGTACGTTGAAGGACATGGCTAAAGAGAAGGTGGACTTGCTGTTGGGCGTCCCCGGGGAGATCCAAAAGCTCCAACGATCTCTCCGCAACATCCACTCTGTCCTTCGTGACGCCGAGAAGCGGCGGATCGAGGACGAGGACGTCAACGACTGGCTGATGGAGCTCAAGGATGTCATGTACGACGCCGACGACCTCCTCGACGAGTGCCGGATGGAGGCCGAGAAGTGGACTCCTCGTGAGTCCGATCCGAAGCCGTCCACCTTGTGCGGATTTCCCATCTGTGCTTGCTTTCGCGAGATCAAGTTCAGACATGCGGTGGGCGTCAAAATCAAGGATCTCAACGGTCGGCTGGAAGAGATCTCGGCCCGAAGGTCCAAGCTGCAACTCCATGTGTCTGCGGCCGAACCAAGGGTGGTTCCTCGAGTTAGTCGCATAACTTCCCCGGTGATGGAGTCTGACATGGTTGGCGAGCGGCTGGAGGAGGACTCCAAGGCACTGGTGGAGCAGCTGACAAAGCAAGATCCGAGTAAGAACGTGGTGGTGCTGGCAATTGTGGGGATCGGTGGCATCGGAAAGACCACCTTCGCTCAGAAGGTGTTCAATGATGGTAAAATCAAAGCCAGCTTCCGCACCACCATCTGGGTGTGCGTGTCCCAAGAGTTCAACGAGACGGATCTTCTCAGAAATATCGTTAAAGGTGCTGGTGGAAGCCATGGTGGAGAACAGAGCAGGAGTCTGCTGGAGCCCTTGGTGGAGGGTCTCCTGAGAGGGAACAAGTTCTTGCTGGTGTTGGATGATGTTTGGGATGCTCGGATCTGGGACGACTTGCTCCGCAATCCTTTGCAGGGAGGAGCAGCAGGGAGCAGGGTGCTGGTGACCACCAGGAACGCAGGGATCGTGAGGCAAATGAAGGCGGCCCATGTCCACGAGATGAAGCTGCTGCCTCCGGAGGATGGCTGGTCCCTCCTGTGCAAGAAGGCGACGATGAATGCAGAGGAGGAAAGGGATGCCCGAGATCTCAAGGACACAGGCATGAAGATTGTTGAGAAATGCGGAGGGCTTCCTCTGGCCATCAAGACCATCGGAGGGGTCCTCTGCACCAAAGAACTCAACAGAAATGCGTGGGAGGAAGTTCTCCGCAGCGCCACATGGTCACAGACCGGGCTTCCCGAAGGTGTGCACGGAGCACTGTACCTGAGCTACCAAGACTTGCCGTCCCATCTCAAGCAATGCTTTCTCTACTGTGCCTTGTTCAAAGAAGACTATATGTTTCGCAAGTCTGACATCGTCAGATTATGGATAGCCGAGGGGTTTGTCGAAGCACGAGAAGATGTCAGCTTGGAGGAAACAGGGGAGCAATATTACATAGAGCTGCTTCGTAGGAGCCTTCTACAATCGCTGCAACCTTTCAGTCTGGACTACGATGAATATTCCAAGATGCATGACCTGCTGAGATCTCTCGGCCATTTCCTATCGAGAGATGAGAGCTTGTTCATTAGTGACGAGTGGAGAAGTGGTGCCGCCCCGATGAAGCTGCGTCGGTTGTCGATTGTGGTCACTGAAACCACGGACATCCAGCATATCGTGAGTTTGACCAAGCAACATGAGTCGGTGAGGACATTGTTGGTGGAGAGAACAAGTAGCCATGTGAAGGATACAGATCATTACTTAAAGAACTTTGTGCGACTTAGAGTCCTGCATCTTATGGTCACAAACATCGAGATTCTACCGCACTACATCAGAAATTTGATACACTTGAGATACTTGAATGTGGATTGTAGCCATATAACGGAGCTTCCAGAAAGCATATGCAATCTGACGAATTTACAGTTTTTGATCCTCAAAGGATGTTTCAACTTGAGATATATCCCCCAGGGTATAGATAGGCTAGTCAATATAAGGACACTCGATTGTGAATTTATACGCCTGGAGAGCTTTCCACGTGGAATAGGAAGGTTGAAGCACCTTAATGAACTCCAAGGATTCGTGGTGAACACGGCTACTGGTTCGTGCCCATTGGAAGAATTAGACAGCCTCCAGGAGCTCAGATACCTCTCCATTTACAAGTTGGAGAGGGCGTGGCTGGAAGCTGAACCGAGAAGAGATACGAGCGTCTTTAAGGGTAAACAAAAACTGAAACATCTACATTTACATTGCTCATATACACCGACATCCGATGGTCACACGGAGGAAGAGATTGAAAGAATCGAGAAGTTGTTGGATGTGGCACTTCATCCACCATCATCTGTTGTTACGCTCAGGTTACAGAATTTCTTCGGCATCCGGTACCCCAGCTGGATGGCGTCTGCAAGCATCAGTTCGCTTCTTCCAAACATAAGACGCTTGGAACTAACTGACTGCGATCATTGGCCACTGCTTCCACCGCTAGGAAAGCTCCCCAGTTTGGAGTTTCTTCACATACGAGGTGCACTTGCAGTGGCCACCATCGGACCGGAATTTTTTGGGTGTGAAGCTGCTGCTACTGGTCATGAACGGGAACGGAATTCAAAGCgcccttcttcttctacttctcccCCTTCGTTGTTTCCGAAACTAAGGCAGCTGGAACTCTGTAATATGACTAACATGGAAGTGTGGGTTTGGATAGCGGAAGGTTTTGCTATGCGTCGCCTCGACAAATTGGTCCTCGTAAATTGCCCAAAGTTGAAGTCTCTACCGGAAGGCCTGATCCGACAGGCAACCTGCTTAACCACATTGGATCTGACCGATGTGTGTGCTCTCAAGTCCATCGGAGGTTTCCCTTCTGTGAAAGAACTGAGTATAAGTGGTGGATCAGATCTCGAGATTGTTGCTGATCTCCCTGCACTGGAGGTCTTGAATTTGGGCCCGTTTGGGCGTCGCAACAATCATTTACCAGAGTGGTTGGCGGCTTGCCCTGCATGCTTCACTACACTCCAGAGACTGGACGTATACGGAACCACCCAACTCCTCCGCAGATGCCTCCAAAATGGCGCAGACTGGCCCATGATCAAACACTTACCAATTTTTTCCGTCAAAGATGGCGGAGGCAATTATATAAACTACATCAAGCATTCCTGCACCTTCGAGACAAACCTagtcgatgatgatgatgcttttgctgctgctgaagaagaagaagaagaaaaaagacatCAATGA
- the LOC135639011 gene encoding putative disease resistance RPP13-like protein 3, protein MAKSKPTPAPPSGCASQEFSETDLLGNIIEGAGGKYNREQSRSLLEPLVEGLLRGNKFLLVLDDVWDARIWDDLLRNPLQGGAAGSRVLVTTRNEGIETAHVHEMKLLPPEDGWSLLCKKATMNAEEERDAQDLKDTGMKIVEICGGLPLVIKTIGGVLHDRGLNRNAWEEVLRSAA, encoded by the coding sequence ATGGCAAAGTCAAAGCCAACTCCGGCACCACCATCTGGGTGTGCGTCCCAAGAGTTCAGCGAGACGGATCTTCTCGGAAATATCATTGAAGGTGCTGGTGGAAAATATAATAGAGAACAGAGCAGGAGTCTGCTGGAGCCCTTGGTGGAGGGTCTCCTGAGAGGGAACAAGTTCTTGCTGGTGTTGGATGATGTTTGGGATGCTCGGATCTGGGACGACTTGCTCCGCAATCCTTTGCAGGGAGGAGCAGCAGGCAGCAGGGTGCTGGTGACCACCAGAAACGAAGGGATCGAGACGGCCCACGTCCACGAGATGAAGCTGCTGCCTCCGGAGGATGGCTGGTCCCTCCTGTGCAAGAAAGCAACGATGAATGCAGAGGAGGAAAGGGATGCCCAAGATCTCAAGGACACAGGCATGAAGATTGTTGAGATATGCGGAGGGCTTCCCCTGGTCATCAAGACCATCGGAGGGGTCCTCCACGATAGAGGACTCAACAGAAATGCGTGGGAGGAAGTTCTCCGCAGCGCCGCATGA
- the LOC135639018 gene encoding uncharacterized protein LOC135639018, giving the protein MQAFLTGLKPSRFFWSLIEKPPATVPEMLHRANQYVAGEALATGRRTVGKIPRIEQSRAATSSVDPQPRRRLDHPEQRLPRPPPLPLNTPRTEIFLQIKEKGLLRPPNPMRATYKNRSKYCRFHRDHGHDTEDCHDLQNQIEELIRRGYLGRYLKEPPKATPRPRMPVERQVDVIIGGPAAGGGRRRQLKRKEILRPELGRETPPTRARTRNLFWG; this is encoded by the coding sequence ATGCAGGCGTTCCTGACGGGGCTGAAACCctcgaggttcttctggtcactaATTGAGAAGCCGCCGGCCACTGTCCCTGAGATGCTCCACCGTGCCAACCAATACGTCGCCGGCGAAGCGTTGGCAACAGGAAGACGCACGGTCGGGAAGATACCGCGGATCGAGCAATCCCGAGCCGCCACCTCGTCGGTCGACCCGCAGCCCCGTCGGAGGCTTGACCATCCCGAGCAGCGGCTCCCGAGGCCTCCGCCCCTCCCACTCAACACGCCtcgtaccgagatcttcctccagatCAAGGAGAAAGGTCTTTTGCGGCCCCCCAATCCCATGAGAGCTACTTACAAAAATCGGTCGAAATACTGTAGGTTCCACCGAGACCATGGCCATGACACGGAGGACTGCCACGACCTCCAGAACCAGATTGAGGAGCTGATCAGAAGGGGGTACCTCGGCCGCTATCTCAAGGAACCTCCAAAAGCAACCCCGCGTCCCCGGATGCCCGTCGAAAGGCAGGTCGATGTCATCATCGGGGGACCGGCGGCAGGCGGCGGCAGGCGGCGGCAGCTCAAGCGCAAGGAAATCCTACGCCCGGAGCTCGGTCGAGAAACGCCCCCGACCCGAGCTAGAACCCGAAATCTCTTTTGGGGCTGA
- the LOC135638113 gene encoding disease resistance protein RGA2-like: MAVMPNPFISKLLVTLFDMAKEKVDLWLGVPGKIQNLQSTLRNIQSVLRDAEKRRIEDKAVNDWLMELKDVMYDADDVLDEWRTAAEKCTPGESPRKRFKGNIFSIFAGLSDEVKFRNEVVIKIKDLNDRLKEISDRGSKLQLHVSAAEPRVVPRVSRITSPVMESDMVGQRLEEDAKALVEQLTKQDPSKNVVVLAIVGIGGIGKTTFAQKVFNDGKIKANFRTTIWVCVSQEFSETDLLRNIVKGAGGSHGGEQSRSLLEPMVAGLLRGNKFLLVLDDVWDAQIWDDLLRNPLQGGAAGSRVLVTTRNTGIARQMKAGLVHEMKLLPPEDGWTLLCKKATMNAEEEIDAQDLKDTGMKIVGKCGGLPLAIKTIGGVLLDRGLNRSAWEEVLRSAAWSRTGLPEGVHGALYLSYQDLPSHLKQCFLNCVLFPEDYKFHEPEIVRLWIAEGFVEARGDVSLEETGEQYYRELLHRSLLRSQPYGQDYDESYTMHDLLRSLGHFLSRDESLFISDVQNECRSGAALMKLRRLSIGATVTTDIQHIVNLTKRHESVRTLLVDGTHGIVGDIDDSLKNLVRLRVLHLMHTNIESISHYIGNLIHLRYLNVSHSHITELPESIYNLTNLQFLILKGCFKLRQIPQGIDRLVNLRTLDCKGTHLESLPCGIGRLKLLNELVGFVMNTATGSCPLEELGSLQELRYLSVDRLEITYMEAEQRRDTSGLKGNRKLKNLHLYCLSTPTSDGHTEEQIEIIEKVLDVALHPPSSVVSLSLQNSFGLRYPSWMASASISSLLPNISRLELINCDHWPLLPPLGKLPSLEFLEIGGARAVTTIGPEFFGCEAAATGHERERNSKRPSSSSSSPPLLFPKLRQLQLWDMTNMEVWDWVAEGFAMRRLDELVLHNCPKLKSLPEGLIRQATCLTTLDLRNVCALKSIRGFPSVKQLRISGKSDLKIVTDLPALELLRLGTFGSRINHLPEWLAACPACFTTLQRLDVWGATQLLRRCLQNGADWPTIERFPIFSIRDFRGNYINYIKHSCTFDTNLVDDDAAFAAVAAAEEEE, translated from the coding sequence ATGGCCGTGATGCCGAATCCCTTCATCTCCAAGCTCCTCGTAACATTGTTCGACATGGCCAAGGAGAAGGTGGACTTGTGGTTGGGCGTCCCCGGGAAGATCCAAAACCTCCAAAGCACACTCCGCAACATCCAGTCTGTCCTTCGTGACGCCGAGAAGCGGCGGATCGAGGACAAGGCCGTCAACGACTGGCTGATGGAGCTCAAGGATGTCATGTACGACGCCGACGACGTCCTCGACGAGTGGCGGACCGCGGCCGAGAAGTGCACCCCGGGAGAGTCCCCTCGGAAGCGGTTCAAAGGCAACATATTTTCCATCTTTGCTGGCTTAAGCGACGAGGTCAAGTTCAGAAATGAGGTGGTCATCAAAATCAAGGATCTCAACGATCGGCTGAAAGAGATCTCGGACCGAGGGTCCAAGTTGCAACTCCATGTGTCTGCGGCGGAACCAAGGGTGGTTCCTCGAGTTAGTCGCATAACTTCCCCGGTGATGGAGTCTGACATGGTTGGCCAGCGACTGGAGGAGGACGCCAAGGCACTGGTGGAGCAGCTGACAAAGCAAGATCCGAGTAAGAACGTGGTGGTGCTGGCAATTGTGGGGATCGGCGGCATTGGAAAGACCACCTTCGCTCAGAAGGTGTTCAATGATGGTAAAATCAAAGCCAACTTCCGCACCACCATCTGGGTGTGCGTGTCCCAAGAGTTCAGCGAGACGGATCTTCTCAGAAATATCGTTAAAGGTGCTGGTGGAAGCCATGGTGGGGAACAGAGCAGGAGTCTGCTGGAGCCCATGGTGGCGGGTCTCCTTAGAGGGAACAAGTTCTTGCTGGTGTTGGATGATGTTTGGGATGCTCAGATCTGGGACGACTTGCTCCGCAATCCTTTGCAGGGAGGAGCAGCAGGCAGCAGGGTGCTGGTGACCACCAGAAACACAGGGATCGCGAGGCAAATGAAGGCGGGCCTCGTCCACGAGATGAAGCTGCTGCCTCCAGAGGATGGCTGGACGCTCCTGTGCAAGAAGGCGACGATGAATGCAGAGGAGGAAATTGATGCCCAAGATCTCAAGGACACAGGCATGAAGATTGTTGGGAAATGCGGAGGGCTTCCCCTGGCCATCAAGACCATCGGAGGGGTCCTCCTCGATAGAGGACTCAACAGAAGTGCGTGGGAGGAAGTTCTCCGCAGCGCCGCATGGTCACGGACCGGGCTTCCCGAAGGTGTGCATGGAGCACTGTATCTGAGCTACCAAGACTTGCCGTCGCATCTCAAGCAATGCTTTCTCAACTGTGTCTTGTTCCCCGAAGACTATAAGTTTCACGAGCCTGAAATTGTCAGATTATGGATAGCCGAGGGGTTTGTTGAAGCCCGAGGAGATGTCAGCTTGGAGGAAACAGGGGAGCAATATTACAGAGAGCTGCTTCATAGGAGCCTTCTACGATCGCAACCTTACGGTCAGGACTACGATGAGTCTTACACGATGCATGACCTGCTGCGATCGCTCGGCCATTTCCTATCGAGAGATGAGAGTTTGTTCATTAGTGACGTGCAAAACGAGTGCAGAAGTGGTGCCGCCCTGATGAAGCTACGTCGGTTGTCGATTGGGGCCACTGTAACCACGGACATCCAGCATATCGTCAATTTGACCAAGAGACATGAGTCAGTGAGGACATTGTTAGTAGATGGAACACACGGCATTGTGGGGGATATAGATGATTCCTTGAAGAATCTCGTGCGACTTCGAGTCCTGCACCTTATGCATACAAATATCGAGAGCATATCGCACTACATCGGAAATTTGATACACTTGAGATACTTGAATGTGTCTCATAGCCATATAACGGAGCTTCCAGAAAGCATATACAATCTGACGAATTTACAGTTTTTGATCCTCAAAGGATGTTTCAAGTTGAGACAGATCCCCCAGGGTATAGATAGGCTAGTCAATCTAAGGACACTCGACTGTAAAGGTACACACTTGGAGAGCTTACCATGTGGAATAGGAAGGTTGAAGCTCCTCAATGAACTCGTAGGATTCGTGATGAACACGGCTACTGGTTCGTGCCCATTGGAAGAATTAGGCAGCCTCCAGGAGCTCAGATACCTCTCCGTTGATAGGTTGGAGATCACGTACATGGAAGCTGAACAGAGAAGGGATACAAGCGGATTAAAGGGTAATCGAAAACTGAAGAATCTACATTTATATTGCTTATCTACACCGACATCCGATGGTCACACTGAGGAGCAGATTGAAATAATCGAGAAGGTGTTGGATGTGGCACTTCATCCACCATCATCTGTTGTTTCGCTCAGTTTACAGAATTCCTTCGGCCTCCGGTACCCAAGCTGGATGGCGTCTGCAAGCATCAGTTCGCTTCTTCCAAACATAAGCCGCTTGGAACTAATTAACTGCGATCATTGGCCACTGCTTCCACCGCTAGGAAAGCTTCCCAGTTTGGAGTTTCTTGAAATAGGAGGTGCACGTGCAGTGACCACCATCGGACCGGAATTTTTTGGGTGTGAAGCTGCTGCTACTGGTCATGAACGGGAACGGAATTCAAagcgcccttcttcttcttcttcttctcctcctttgttgtTTCCGAAACTAAGGCAGCTGCAACTCTGGGATATGACTAACATGGAAGTGTGGGATTGGGTAGCGGAGGGTTTTGCTATGCGTCGCCTCGACGAATTGGTCCTCCATAATTGTCCCAAGTTGAAGTCTCTACCGGAAGGCCTGATCCGACAGGCAACCTGCTTAACCACATTGGATCTGAGGAATGTGTGTGCTCTCAAGTCCATCAGAGGTTTCCCTTCTGTGAAACAACTGAGAATAAGTGGTAAATCAGATCTGAAGATTGTTACTGATCTCCCTGCACTGGAGCTCTTGAGGTTGGGCACTTTTGGATCTCGCATCAATCATTTACCAGAGTGGTTGGCGGCTTGCCCTGCATGCTTCACCACGCTCCAGAGACTAGACGTATGGGGAGCCACCCAACTCCTCCGCAGATGCCTCCAAAATGGCGCAGACTGGCCCACGATCGAacgctttccaattttttccatcaGAGATTTCCGAGGCAATTATATAAACTACATCAAGCATTCCTGCACCTTCGACACAAACCTAGTCGATGATGATGCTGcttttgctgctgttgctgctgctgaagaagaagaataa